One Luteibacter aegosomaticola genomic window carries:
- a CDS encoding PA2169 family four-helix-bundle protein gives MTATTEHDIKVLNNLIETTIDSAEGYGEAAKDAHNTRYAASFQQRASERRLVAQRLQQQVRSLGGNPEDDGTVLAKAHRMFVELRAKMGSKDDVAIVDEVERGEDHIKAKYEHALKDNDVTAGTRSLINESYVSVKTGHDQMRDLKHALHGTN, from the coding sequence ATGACTGCCACGACCGAACACGACATCAAGGTGCTCAACAACCTGATCGAAACCACGATCGATAGCGCCGAGGGCTATGGTGAAGCCGCGAAGGATGCGCACAACACGCGCTACGCCGCATCGTTCCAGCAGCGCGCTTCCGAACGCCGTCTCGTCGCCCAGCGCCTGCAGCAACAGGTCCGCTCGCTCGGTGGCAACCCGGAAGATGACGGCACCGTCCTCGCCAAGGCCCACCGCATGTTCGTCGAACTGCGCGCAAAGATGGGTTCGAAGGATGACGTGGCGATCGTCGACGAAGTCGAACGCGGCGAAGACCACATCAAGGCGAAGTACGAGCACGCCCTGAAGGATAACGACGTCACCGCCGGCACCCGGTCACTCATCAACGAGTCGTATGTATCGGTGAAGACCGGCCATGACCAGATGCGCGACCTGAAGCACGCGCTTCACGGTACGAACTGA
- a CDS encoding PAS domain-containing sensor histidine kinase — protein MAVFVVDTFTPLQGAVAVVYLVVVLLVAASGSRTGIMGAVAGCSLLTVASYVRGHGWPEPDAALLRCVVSLAAIVVTGVLSLRARERMATIIRQASLINLTHDSIYVRDTDDVIVEWNGGAEALYGWTAREALGRRASELLATAFTGHRADMDAQLFSEGRWEGELIQQHRDGRIVLVEARCALLRDASGRAQQILEAGTDITARRAADAALAESERRYRAIFESARFSFWEEDYTLVMERIVALRQQGVVDLAAYLKKHPSFVRDACSLTLVTDVNAATVRMLGAQRREDLLGPLDRFLPGSDRTFANVLLTVFEGTGAAEGETSLVNLKGERLNVLFALSMPLGASRYDRVLVSVVDITDRKRAEHALMAMQAELAQAARVTALGEMSATIAHEVNQPLAAIVTHGEAALRWLRRGEPDLGEACDGIERLVRDARRASDVVNRVRSLASKEPRQHVRFDLRALADECALLLDGEMARHRVGLTIDIDRDAPFPRGDRVQLQQVVMNLMGNAIRAMGSVPGRRELTLRAREASQETLLIEVEDTGTGIPDDIAASLFDAFVTSRGGGMGMGLAICRSTVESHGGRLWATNRPEGGATFHFTLPVTVAEEARA, from the coding sequence GTGGCGGTATTCGTCGTGGATACCTTCACCCCACTCCAGGGTGCGGTGGCCGTTGTCTACCTGGTCGTGGTCCTGCTGGTTGCCGCTTCCGGGAGCCGCACCGGGATCATGGGGGCCGTCGCAGGCTGCAGCCTGCTCACCGTCGCCTCGTACGTGCGCGGGCACGGCTGGCCCGAGCCGGATGCGGCGCTCCTGCGTTGCGTGGTCAGCCTGGCCGCTATCGTCGTTACCGGCGTGCTCTCGCTGCGCGCGCGTGAGCGCATGGCCACGATCATCCGCCAGGCGAGCCTGATCAACCTCACCCACGATTCGATCTACGTTCGCGATACCGACGATGTGATCGTGGAGTGGAACGGTGGCGCGGAGGCCTTGTATGGCTGGACGGCGCGTGAGGCGCTCGGTCGCCGGGCCAGCGAGTTGCTCGCCACCGCGTTCACCGGCCATCGCGCCGACATGGATGCCCAGCTGTTTTCCGAGGGCCGCTGGGAAGGCGAACTCATCCAGCAACACCGGGATGGGCGCATCGTGCTGGTCGAAGCACGCTGTGCGCTCCTGCGTGATGCCTCGGGTCGCGCGCAGCAGATCCTTGAAGCCGGCACCGATATCACCGCCCGCCGTGCGGCCGACGCCGCGCTGGCTGAAAGCGAGCGCCGTTACCGGGCGATCTTCGAAAGCGCCCGGTTTTCGTTCTGGGAGGAGGATTACACCCTGGTGATGGAGCGCATCGTGGCGCTTCGCCAGCAGGGCGTCGTGGACCTCGCGGCCTACCTGAAGAAGCATCCATCGTTCGTGCGCGATGCCTGTTCGCTGACCCTGGTGACCGACGTGAACGCGGCGACCGTGCGCATGCTGGGCGCGCAACGTCGCGAAGACCTGCTGGGCCCCCTGGACCGCTTCCTGCCAGGCAGTGACCGTACCTTCGCCAACGTGCTGCTCACCGTGTTCGAAGGAACGGGTGCGGCGGAAGGGGAAACGAGTCTCGTCAACCTGAAGGGCGAACGCCTCAACGTGTTGTTCGCCCTGAGCATGCCGCTCGGCGCCTCGCGCTACGACCGCGTGCTCGTCAGCGTCGTGGATATCACCGACCGCAAGCGCGCCGAACACGCGCTGATGGCGATGCAGGCCGAGTTGGCGCAGGCCGCACGTGTCACGGCGCTGGGCGAGATGAGCGCCACGATCGCGCACGAGGTGAACCAGCCGCTCGCCGCCATCGTGACCCACGGCGAGGCGGCCCTGCGCTGGCTGCGCCGTGGCGAACCGGACCTGGGCGAGGCCTGCGACGGCATCGAGCGGCTAGTGCGCGATGCGCGCCGAGCCAGCGATGTGGTGAACCGGGTGCGCAGCCTGGCCAGCAAGGAACCCCGCCAGCACGTTCGCTTCGATCTGCGTGCCCTGGCGGACGAGTGCGCGCTGCTGCTCGATGGCGAGATGGCGCGCCATCGCGTCGGCCTTACCATCGATATCGATCGCGATGCGCCGTTTCCACGGGGTGATCGCGTCCAGCTGCAGCAGGTGGTCATGAACCTGATGGGCAATGCGATCCGCGCGATGGGCAGCGTACCGGGCCGCCGCGAACTGACGTTGCGGGCACGCGAAGCCTCCCAGGAGACCTTGCTGATTGAAGTGGAAGACACCGGAACGGGTATCCCCGACGATATCGCTGCCAGCCTTTTCGATGCGTTCGTGACCAGCCGCGGTGGTGGCATGGGCATGGGGCTTGCCATCTGCCGTTCGACCGTGGAATCTCATGGCGGGCGCCTCTGGGCGACCAATCGCCCTGAGGGGGGAGCGACCTTCCATTTCACGCTGCCCGTGACGGTGGCCGAGGAGGCCCGCGCATGA
- a CDS encoding SDR family NAD(P)-dependent oxidoreductase: protein MASNRRALVTGASAGIGEAFARELARRGFDLVLTARRADRLEALATELRERHAIEAVVAPLDLARPDAAEALVGALDEQGLHIDLLVNNAGYGLTGYFDEQPWPAHAAFIQVLMTAPTELAWRLLPGMKARGYGRVINVASLAGHVPGSAGHTLYAASKAYLIKFSQSLALETKGTGVNVTALCPGFTYSEFHDVNGARPLVSKMPGFMWMDAATVARQGLDAVEAGTPVYVNGRVNGFIKSLFKLLPDRVGLALTERQGRRFRVHGGAGPAGQG from the coding sequence ATGGCTTCGAATCGTCGTGCCCTGGTCACCGGCGCCTCTGCCGGCATCGGCGAAGCCTTCGCGCGGGAGCTCGCGCGCCGTGGTTTCGACCTGGTCCTTACGGCCCGGCGCGCCGACCGTCTCGAAGCGCTCGCGACGGAACTGCGCGAGCGCCATGCGATCGAGGCGGTCGTGGCACCGCTCGACCTCGCCCGGCCGGACGCCGCCGAAGCGCTCGTCGGCGCATTGGACGAGCAAGGCCTGCACATCGATCTGCTGGTGAATAATGCCGGTTACGGCCTCACCGGCTACTTCGATGAGCAGCCCTGGCCTGCGCACGCCGCCTTTATCCAGGTGCTCATGACCGCGCCCACCGAGCTGGCCTGGCGCCTGCTCCCCGGTATGAAGGCTCGTGGGTACGGGCGGGTCATCAACGTGGCCTCGCTTGCCGGACACGTGCCGGGTTCGGCCGGGCACACGCTGTACGCAGCGTCCAAGGCCTACCTCATCAAGTTTTCGCAATCGCTGGCGCTGGAAACGAAGGGCACGGGTGTGAATGTCACGGCGCTTTGCCCGGGCTTCACCTATTCCGAATTCCACGATGTGAATGGCGCGCGGCCGCTGGTCTCGAAGATGCCGGGCTTCATGTGGATGGATGCCGCGACGGTGGCCCGCCAGGGCCTGGACGCGGTGGAGGCGGGCACGCCGGTCTATGTGAACGGCCGGGTGAACGGGTTCATCAAGTCGCTCTTCAAGCTCCTGCCCGATCGGGTGGGCCTGGCCCTGACCGAGCGCCAGGGCCGCCGGTTCCGGGTGCACGGCGGGGCGGGGCCGGCCGGCCAGGGCTGA
- a CDS encoding response regulator transcription factor — MAIVDDDDAVRQATVSLVRSLGHDARGFASAEDFLRPGGDEGVDCLVTDVHMPGIDGTDLQRKLLERGRTYPIVFVSGFLDDAVRNSVMAAGAFCYLGKPFAGDALASCLERALAAR, encoded by the coding sequence GTGGCGATCGTTGACGATGACGACGCGGTGCGCCAGGCCACCGTAAGCCTGGTCAGGTCGCTGGGACACGACGCACGGGGCTTCGCCTCCGCGGAAGATTTCCTCCGCCCCGGTGGCGACGAGGGCGTCGATTGCCTGGTGACGGATGTGCATATGCCGGGCATCGATGGCACCGACCTGCAGCGGAAGTTGCTCGAGCGTGGGCGCACGTATCCCATCGTGTTTGTCTCTGGCTTCCTGGACGATGCCGTGCGCAACAGCGTGATGGCGGCAGGAGCCTTCTGCTATCTCGGCAAACCGTTCGCCGGCGATGCGCTCGCCAGTTGCCTGGAGCGTGCACTGGCCGCCCGGTAG
- a CDS encoding helix-turn-helix domain-containing protein yields MRYESNAYATPVPTAEAVHALNTFTVTSPADEPTVARLLEQALTAVETDLATTRACVARVAALLEQAETPALPVPSVVARRRVGAGLAPWQARRVAAHVDENLGFPITIDHLSTLAGLSSSYFCRAFKDTFGEPPHAFIMRKRVERAQQLMLQTREPLSQIALACGLSDQAHLCNLFRRLVGQSPSHWRRSQWQEA; encoded by the coding sequence ATGCGCTACGAATCGAATGCCTACGCCACGCCCGTCCCGACCGCCGAGGCGGTGCATGCCCTCAACACGTTTACCGTGACCTCCCCCGCGGACGAGCCGACGGTAGCCCGTCTGCTCGAGCAGGCCCTCACGGCCGTGGAAACCGACCTCGCTACCACGCGCGCCTGCGTGGCTCGAGTGGCTGCCTTGCTTGAGCAGGCCGAAACACCCGCCTTGCCGGTGCCCAGTGTGGTCGCTCGCCGGCGCGTAGGTGCCGGGCTGGCACCGTGGCAGGCACGCCGTGTCGCCGCACACGTCGACGAGAACCTCGGCTTCCCGATCACGATCGACCACCTGTCGACACTGGCCGGCCTTTCCAGCAGTTACTTCTGCCGCGCCTTCAAGGACACCTTCGGCGAGCCGCCGCATGCGTTCATCATGCGTAAGCGCGTCGAGCGTGCCCAGCAGTTGATGCTGCAGACACGTGAGCCGCTCAGCCAGATCGCGCTGGCCTGCGGGCTCTCGGACCAGGCGCACCTGTGCAACCTGTTCCGCCGGCTTGTGGGCCAGAGCCCCAGCCACTGGCGCCGTTCGCAGTGGCAAGAAGCCTGA
- a CDS encoding glycine zipper 2TM domain-containing protein, with translation MKKPLIALATLAVTLGVAAPAFARHEVCEDVQVKQINSKDDNRLIGTGVGAVAGGLLGHQVGGGKGKTLATVGGAVAGGVVGNQVQKSHQDKNATYHTERRCHWVDD, from the coding sequence ATGAAGAAGCCTCTCATTGCGCTGGCCACCCTGGCCGTGACCCTGGGGGTTGCCGCGCCGGCCTTCGCCCGCCACGAGGTGTGCGAGGACGTCCAGGTCAAGCAGATCAATTCGAAGGATGACAACCGCCTGATCGGCACCGGCGTGGGCGCCGTGGCCGGCGGCCTGCTGGGCCACCAGGTGGGTGGCGGCAAGGGCAAGACCCTGGCCACCGTGGGCGGCGCCGTCGCGGGTGGTGTCGTGGGCAACCAGGTGCAGAAGAGCCACCAGGACAAGAATGCGACGTATCACACCGAACGGCGTTGCCATTGGGTGGATGACTGA
- a CDS encoding response regulator transcription factor, whose protein sequence is MNRPLHAVVQAPIVCVVDDDQAVREALGSLFRSVGLTVATFGSTADFLARDNADAPGCLVLDVRLPGVSGLDFQAQLSGMENRLPIVFMTGHGDIPMSVRAMKAGALDFLAKPFRDQDMLDAVSAAIERDAAGRRDADALSTVRTAYASLTPREREVMRHVTAGLMNKQVGALLGLSEITVKIHRGNVMRKMGVRSLADLVRQAEALGDPA, encoded by the coding sequence ATGAATCGACCGTTGCACGCCGTCGTCCAGGCGCCGATCGTCTGTGTCGTCGACGATGACCAGGCCGTGCGCGAGGCGTTGGGTTCGCTCTTTCGGTCCGTGGGCCTGACGGTCGCTACGTTCGGGAGCACGGCGGATTTCCTTGCCCGTGATAACGCCGATGCGCCCGGTTGCCTGGTGCTCGATGTGCGGCTTCCCGGGGTAAGCGGGCTGGATTTCCAGGCCCAGCTTTCCGGCATGGAGAACCGGCTGCCTATCGTGTTCATGACCGGGCACGGCGATATCCCGATGTCCGTTCGCGCCATGAAGGCCGGGGCGCTTGATTTCCTTGCCAAACCCTTTCGCGACCAGGACATGCTCGACGCGGTCTCCGCGGCGATCGAACGGGACGCCGCGGGACGCCGCGATGCCGATGCGCTCTCAACGGTACGCACCGCCTATGCCTCGTTGACGCCACGCGAACGCGAGGTGATGCGCCACGTGACCGCCGGGCTGATGAACAAGCAGGTGGGCGCGCTGCTTGGCCTGTCGGAAATCACCGTCAAGATCCACCGCGGGAACGTCATGCGCAAGATGGGTGTTCGCTCGCTGGCAGATCTTGTGCGCCAGGCCGAGGCGCTCGGCGACCCCGCCTGA
- the msrB gene encoding peptide-methionine (R)-S-oxide reductase MsrB, with amino-acid sequence MRSNDPDRRRFLAVFAATAAASISLPFIFKATQPVMAADAPKPIQPGNVTLDCYAPDKKPLGTCVEPKVVLTDEQWKAKLDSRSYYVTRHEGTEPPYTGPGWNRHDNGLYRCIGCDTALFDSATKFDSGTGWPSFYQPLSKRNIVQTDDTSLIEDRTAVSCARCGAHLGHVFDDGPDPTGLRYCMNAVAMHFVPVPGVHITLS; translated from the coding sequence ATGCGTAGCAATGATCCTGATCGCCGGCGGTTCCTGGCCGTGTTCGCCGCCACGGCGGCCGCGTCGATCTCCCTGCCGTTCATCTTCAAGGCCACCCAGCCGGTCATGGCGGCCGATGCGCCCAAGCCCATCCAGCCAGGGAATGTCACCCTCGACTGCTACGCGCCGGACAAGAAGCCGCTTGGCACCTGCGTGGAGCCGAAAGTGGTGCTCACTGACGAGCAATGGAAGGCGAAACTGGACTCGCGCTCGTATTACGTGACGCGCCACGAAGGCACCGAGCCGCCGTATACCGGCCCTGGCTGGAACCGCCACGACAACGGGCTATACCGCTGCATCGGCTGCGACACCGCGCTGTTCGATTCGGCGACGAAGTTTGATTCCGGCACGGGCTGGCCGAGCTTCTACCAGCCGCTGTCCAAGCGGAACATCGTGCAGACCGACGACACGAGCCTGATCGAAGACCGTACGGCGGTGAGTTGCGCCCGTTGCGGTGCGCACCTGGGGCACGTGTTCGACGACGGCCCGGATCCGACGGGGTTGCGTTACTGCATGAACGCGGTGGCGATGCACTTCGTGCCGGTCCCCGGCGTGCACATCACGCTTTCCTGA
- a CDS encoding HAD family hydrolase, which produces MIDLIGFDGDDTLWHSQEFYDRAQDAFEAILGKYIDLESGGLRDSLLATERGNIALFGYGAKGMALSMIESAIELTDGRIEARDIHKIVRLGKDVLSHPVELLPGIREAVERVAESHRVVLITKGDLFHQEYKVARCGLADVFHRIEIVSEKDPAAYERLFREFEIPPGRFAMVGNSLKSDIAPVIELGGWGVYMPYHSTWAHEVVTGFNMTDRVIEVRGAEGIPAAIERMDLAA; this is translated from the coding sequence ATGATCGACCTTATCGGCTTCGACGGCGACGATACCCTCTGGCACAGCCAGGAGTTCTACGACCGGGCGCAGGACGCCTTCGAGGCTATCCTGGGCAAGTACATCGACCTGGAAAGCGGCGGCCTGCGCGATAGCCTGCTGGCCACGGAACGCGGCAACATCGCCCTGTTCGGCTACGGCGCCAAGGGCATGGCTCTCTCCATGATCGAATCCGCCATCGAACTCACCGACGGCCGGATCGAGGCCCGCGATATCCACAAGATCGTACGATTGGGCAAGGACGTGCTGTCCCACCCCGTCGAACTGCTCCCGGGCATCCGCGAGGCCGTGGAACGCGTGGCGGAGAGCCACCGCGTGGTGCTGATCACCAAGGGCGACCTTTTCCACCAGGAATACAAGGTGGCGCGCTGCGGGCTGGCCGACGTCTTCCACCGCATCGAAATCGTCTCCGAGAAGGACCCTGCCGCCTACGAGCGCCTGTTCCGCGAGTTCGAGATCCCGCCGGGCCGCTTTGCCATGGTCGGTAATTCGCTGAAATCCGACATCGCACCCGTGATCGAGCTGGGTGGCTGGGGGGTCTACATGCCGTACCACAGCACCTGGGCCCACGAGGTCGTCACGGGCTTCAACATGACCGACCGGGTCATCGAGGTCCGCGGTGCCGAGGGCATCCCGGCCGCCATCGAGCGGATGGATCTCGCAGCCTGA
- a CDS encoding YdcF family protein, with translation MILTLFLILLVVALLFGWRRRRAAAGTFTVLAIAWLFFAGCGPLTSLLLGNLQSGFAPDVTGWGQRNVIILLGAGTVRGGNGSVEPSLYANGRILTSVSLYRACKATGADCKLEVSGGDPMHNGHAEADTYALTLDRLGVPRPDMILESRSMNTFQNAQNSRPLLDAYHADKVVIVSSAIHLKRAVLYFAHFGIRGEAVRGDYVRARYDWLPGTENLFFADFALHEYVGVWRYHLYNAMGWNVPKVPEENVTTQTHS, from the coding sequence ATGATCCTGACCCTCTTCCTGATCCTTCTCGTCGTGGCGCTGCTGTTCGGCTGGCGCCGTCGTCGTGCCGCCGCCGGCACCTTCACAGTCCTCGCCATCGCGTGGCTTTTCTTCGCGGGCTGTGGCCCCCTGACCAGCCTGTTACTCGGCAACCTGCAGTCCGGGTTCGCGCCGGATGTCACCGGCTGGGGCCAGCGCAACGTCATCATCCTGCTGGGTGCCGGCACGGTGCGCGGCGGCAATGGCAGCGTGGAGCCGAGTCTCTACGCCAACGGCCGGATCCTGACCTCGGTATCGCTGTACCGCGCATGCAAGGCCACCGGTGCGGATTGCAAGCTTGAGGTGAGCGGTGGGGATCCGATGCATAACGGCCATGCGGAAGCCGATACCTACGCGCTGACGCTTGATCGGCTTGGCGTGCCACGCCCCGACATGATCCTCGAATCGCGCAGCATGAACACGTTCCAGAACGCGCAGAACAGCCGGCCGCTGCTCGATGCGTACCATGCCGATAAGGTGGTGATCGTGTCGTCCGCGATCCACCTGAAGCGCGCGGTACTGTATTTCGCCCACTTCGGCATCCGCGGCGAGGCGGTGCGTGGCGATTATGTCCGCGCCCGCTACGACTGGCTGCCGGGCACCGAAAACCTCTTCTTCGCCGACTTCGCGCTGCACGAATACGTGGGCGTGTGGCGTTACCACCTATACAACGCGATGGGCTGGAACGTGCCCAAAGTTCCTGAAGAAAACGTGACTACGCAGACACATAGCTAA
- a CDS encoding YihY/virulence factor BrkB family protein: protein MDRRINLGWQVVRTTAKGFSDDELMTRAAALAFYSALSFAPLLVLLLWVVASLRPEWQAQLVDGLNGLVGSRASDAVKLVIENAKQRPSVGSVAGLIGLGITLVGASAVFAQLQGALNRVWSLQPRPGNTSRAILGWLRARLHALGLLLSLAFLLVISFSASALIAVFVRGGTMGWHILEMVISFGVFILIFGAIYKVLPDAIIEWRDAFIGASLTALLFVIGKYAIGIYLERSNVGGPYGPAGGVVVLLVWVYYSALILLLGAELTEAVAEARGTPIKPRPYAMSTRTPLTPPVDPSITTPAVSLKAVDTPSEKEERS from the coding sequence GTGGACCGCAGGATCAACCTCGGCTGGCAAGTGGTGCGGACCACGGCCAAAGGCTTCAGCGACGACGAGCTGATGACCCGCGCGGCCGCCCTCGCCTTCTATTCCGCCCTGTCCTTCGCGCCCTTGCTGGTACTCCTGCTTTGGGTAGTGGCCTCGCTGCGCCCCGAATGGCAGGCCCAGCTCGTGGACGGCCTGAACGGACTGGTCGGCTCCCGCGCCTCCGACGCCGTGAAGCTGGTGATCGAGAACGCCAAGCAACGGCCCAGCGTGGGCAGCGTGGCCGGGCTGATCGGCCTTGGGATCACCCTGGTGGGTGCTTCGGCCGTGTTCGCCCAGCTGCAGGGCGCCCTCAACCGGGTGTGGAGCCTGCAACCGCGGCCGGGCAACACCAGCCGCGCGATCCTGGGCTGGCTAAGGGCACGCCTGCATGCGCTGGGCCTGCTGCTGTCACTGGCCTTCCTGCTGGTCATCTCGTTCTCGGCCAGCGCCCTGATCGCCGTGTTCGTCCGCGGTGGCACGATGGGCTGGCACATCCTGGAGATGGTGATCTCGTTCGGCGTGTTCATCCTGATCTTCGGCGCCATCTATAAGGTGTTGCCGGACGCCATCATCGAGTGGCGCGATGCGTTCATAGGGGCCTCGCTCACGGCCCTGCTCTTCGTCATCGGCAAATACGCCATTGGCATCTACCTGGAACGCAGCAACGTCGGCGGCCCATATGGCCCGGCCGGTGGCGTCGTGGTGCTACTGGTCTGGGTGTACTACTCCGCACTGATCCTGCTGCTCGGCGCTGAACTGACCGAGGCGGTCGCCGAGGCTCGTGGCACGCCGATTAAACCGCGCCCATACGCCATGTCGACCCGCACGCCACTGACGCCCCCTGTTGACCCCTCCATCACGACACCGGCGGTATCCCTGAAAGCCGTCGATACGCCGTCTGAGAAGGAGGAGCGATCATGA
- a CDS encoding S9 family peptidase, whose translation MYKHYPALAGAIFLGLAGAASAQSVSTEDYRRADSMLANNTMPLVDHSVQRVKWIDDTHFWYRDHDKDGDQFLVMDASTGQATRAFDRDKVAKALTDATGKKVDPAKLPVTDFTTTANGGLDITSGGKHYLCDSAAAKCEAVAAKKDANGKAYGDEPGLASPDGKSEAFVRDWNLWVRDVATGAETQLTTDGIKDYGYATDNAGWKHTDDAIAVWSPDSKKIATFQQDQRKTGEMTLVSTNVGHPKVDTWKYPLPGDKDVTMIERVVIDVPTKKMVRFKMQPDQHRSTVCDDVSCSPGVWDDVRWSADNKSIAFVSTARDHTQEWVRIANPETGDVRTVFDEKAKTYFEGGFEKANWQYVPETDEVIWFSERSNWGHLYMYSLKTGKLEHQITKGDWNVTQVLHVDPKAKAIWFRGVGREKGVDPYYSSFYKVNFDGSNLTLLTPEKLDHNVSMSKDGTYFFDTYSTIDTPPVSVVRRSDTGAVVKEVAKADISRLKAAGWVAPTSFTVKARDGKTDLYGQMFKPSKFDASKKYPLVVYIYPGPQVGSVRTRSFTPSHGDNQALAELGFIVVAVDGMGTPLRSKAFHDAYFQNIGDNTLPDQVAAVKQLVKQNAWIDGDRVGIWGHSGGGNATATAMFRYGDTFKVGISESGNHDNRNYEDDWAEKWQGLLVKDKDGKSNYDDQANQKWVDGLKGHLMMAHGTFDDNVPPYETLLVVDALIKANKDFDLVLIPNAHHGYGAATQYMTRRRWDYFVRYLAGGTPPKEFKLTPLDATH comes from the coding sequence ATGTATAAGCACTACCCGGCCCTGGCCGGTGCCATCTTCCTCGGCCTGGCCGGGGCCGCTTCGGCCCAGTCGGTCAGCACCGAGGACTACCGCCGCGCTGATTCCATGCTGGCGAACAACACCATGCCGCTGGTGGACCACTCGGTCCAGCGGGTGAAGTGGATCGACGATACCCACTTCTGGTATCGCGACCATGACAAGGATGGCGATCAGTTCCTGGTGATGGATGCCAGCACCGGCCAGGCCACGCGCGCGTTCGATCGCGATAAGGTGGCCAAGGCGCTCACCGATGCGACGGGCAAGAAGGTCGACCCGGCCAAGCTGCCGGTGACCGACTTCACCACCACGGCGAACGGCGGTCTGGATATCACGTCGGGTGGCAAGCATTACCTCTGCGACAGCGCCGCTGCGAAGTGCGAAGCCGTTGCCGCGAAGAAGGACGCGAACGGCAAGGCGTACGGCGACGAGCCGGGCCTGGCCTCGCCGGATGGCAAGTCCGAGGCCTTCGTGCGCGATTGGAACCTGTGGGTGCGCGACGTCGCCACGGGTGCCGAAACGCAGCTGACTACCGACGGCATCAAGGATTACGGCTACGCCACCGATAACGCCGGCTGGAAGCACACCGACGACGCGATCGCGGTGTGGTCGCCGGACTCGAAGAAGATCGCCACGTTCCAGCAGGACCAGCGAAAGACCGGCGAAATGACCCTGGTCAGCACCAACGTGGGCCACCCGAAGGTGGACACGTGGAAGTACCCGCTGCCGGGCGATAAGGACGTGACCATGATCGAGCGCGTCGTGATCGACGTGCCGACTAAGAAAATGGTTCGCTTCAAGATGCAGCCGGACCAGCACCGTTCGACGGTGTGCGATGACGTGTCGTGCAGCCCCGGCGTGTGGGATGACGTCCGCTGGTCGGCCGATAACAAGAGCATCGCTTTCGTCTCCACCGCGCGTGACCACACGCAGGAATGGGTGCGCATCGCCAACCCGGAGACCGGTGACGTGCGCACCGTGTTCGACGAAAAGGCCAAGACCTATTTCGAAGGTGGTTTCGAGAAGGCTAACTGGCAGTACGTGCCCGAAACCGACGAGGTGATCTGGTTCTCCGAACGGAGCAACTGGGGCCACCTGTACATGTACAGCCTGAAGACCGGCAAGCTGGAGCACCAGATCACCAAGGGCGACTGGAACGTCACCCAGGTGCTGCATGTGGATCCGAAAGCCAAGGCCATCTGGTTCCGTGGCGTCGGCCGTGAGAAGGGCGTCGATCCGTACTACTCGTCGTTCTACAAGGTGAACTTCGATGGTTCGAACCTCACCCTGCTGACCCCGGAGAAGCTCGACCACAACGTGAGCATGTCGAAGGACGGCACCTACTTCTTCGATACCTACAGCACGATCGATACGCCGCCCGTGTCCGTGGTTCGCCGTAGCGACACCGGCGCCGTGGTGAAGGAAGTCGCCAAGGCCGATATCTCGCGCCTGAAGGCCGCGGGTTGGGTCGCTCCGACGTCGTTCACCGTGAAGGCGCGTGACGGCAAGACGGACCTCTACGGCCAGATGTTCAAGCCGTCGAAGTTCGATGCCTCGAAGAAGTACCCGCTGGTCGTCTACATCTACCCGGGTCCGCAGGTGGGTTCGGTGCGCACGCGCAGCTTCACGCCTTCGCATGGCGATAACCAGGCGTTGGCCGAACTCGGCTTTATCGTGGTGGCTGTCGACGGCATGGGCACGCCGCTGCGTTCGAAGGCGTTCCACGATGCGTATTTCCAGAACATCGGCGACAACACGCTGCCCGACCAGGTCGCCGCGGTGAAGCAGCTGGTGAAGCAGAATGCGTGGATCGATGGCGACCGCGTCGGTATCTGGGGCCATTCCGGTGGCGGTAATGCCACGGCCACGGCCATGTTCCGCTATGGCGATACCTTCAAGGTCGGTATCTCGGAATCGGGCAACCACGACAACCGCAACTACGAAGACGATTGGGCGGAGAAGTGGCAGGGCCTGCTGGTCAAGGACAAGGACGGCAAGTCCAACTACGACGACCAGGCGAACCAGAAGTGGGTGGATGGCCTGAAGGGCCACCTGATGATGGCGCACGGTACCTTCGACGATAACGTGCCGCCGTACGAAACCCTGCTGGTGGTGGATGCGCTGATCAAGGCCAACAAGGATTTCGACCTGGTCCTGATCCCCAACGCCCACCACGGCTACGGTGCCGCCACGCAGTACATGACGCGCCGCCGCTGGGATTACTTCGTGCGTTACCTCGCCGGCGGCACCCCGCCGAAAGAGTTCAAGCTGACCCCGCTGGACGCGACGCACTAA